A region from the Achromobacter seleniivolatilans genome encodes:
- a CDS encoding baseplate J/gp47 family protein, with the protein MADYSFLENRGVIVADTAATRAQVEAEFRAVFGEDMPTDPATPQGQLITRITEERDAIARNNAELANQINPALSGGVFLDSLMALTGGRRRSSVRSLIVGAVLGGVPGTNVPAGSIAETQQGEQFQIVTTVVLDASGGGTANLRALQDGEIIVPPGGLSTVASSVLGWESITNPAAAIPGRREENDVLLRRRRAQTLALQTTSINEAIVARLYDIEGVRSCYYLENYADVDQTIDGIPLRKHSIWACVEGGTDQEVAQALFETKTVGGGYNGAVVVAVPDPINGRLYEVKFDRPTEVILLVRVTVRESTLDVQQLIPDLVMNYVDGDIDGDVSFVVGSDVSTFEIASAINQQEASIFVKKVELSVVGSGVWSSDSMDINPNQIARTQRSSIQVVIA; encoded by the coding sequence ATGGCTGATTACAGTTTCCTCGAGAATCGCGGCGTCATCGTCGCTGATACGGCGGCCACTCGTGCGCAAGTTGAGGCCGAGTTCAGGGCGGTCTTTGGCGAAGATATGCCGACGGACCCGGCAACCCCCCAGGGGCAGTTGATTACCCGCATCACGGAAGAACGCGATGCGATCGCACGCAACAATGCCGAGCTGGCCAATCAGATCAACCCAGCGCTATCGGGTGGCGTGTTTTTGGATTCTCTGATGGCGCTGACCGGCGGCCGCCGCCGGAGCAGCGTCCGGTCCCTGATAGTCGGCGCGGTGCTTGGCGGTGTTCCTGGCACGAACGTGCCGGCTGGATCCATCGCAGAGACCCAACAAGGCGAGCAGTTCCAGATCGTGACCACCGTGGTGCTGGATGCCAGCGGTGGGGGTACGGCAAACCTTCGCGCACTGCAGGATGGCGAGATTATCGTACCGCCTGGCGGCCTCAGTACTGTGGCCTCCAGTGTGCTGGGCTGGGAGAGCATCACCAACCCGGCTGCCGCAATTCCGGGCCGGCGAGAAGAAAACGACGTGCTTCTGCGCCGGCGTCGAGCCCAGACTCTGGCCCTGCAGACGACATCGATCAACGAGGCCATCGTGGCGCGGCTGTATGACATCGAGGGCGTCCGCTCGTGCTACTACCTAGAAAACTACGCCGACGTCGACCAGACCATTGACGGCATCCCTTTGCGTAAGCACAGCATTTGGGCGTGCGTAGAAGGCGGAACGGATCAGGAGGTCGCGCAGGCACTGTTCGAAACCAAGACTGTCGGCGGTGGGTATAACGGCGCGGTCGTGGTTGCCGTTCCTGACCCGATCAATGGGCGGCTGTACGAGGTCAAGTTCGACCGGCCAACTGAAGTGATTCTTCTGGTTCGGGTAACTGTGCGGGAAAGCACACTGGACGTGCAGCAGCTGATCCCTGACCTGGTGATGAACTATGTCGACGGCGATATAGACGGCGACGTCAGCTTCGTCGTCGGGAGTGACGTTTCTACGTTTGAAATCGCAAGCGCCATCAATCAGCAGGAGGCAAGCATCTTCGTGAAGAAGGTGGAGCTATCCGTGGTCGGGTCGGGCGTTTGGTCTTCCGACTCTATGGATATCAACCCGAATCAAATTGCGCGCACGCAGCGCAGTTCCATCCAGGTGGTGATTGCATGA
- a CDS encoding Gp138 family membrane-puncturing spike protein, with protein MQPTLAPNIDGADEGSLSGVLKSWIRSFIRENLDDMLPAQVVSYDDASNRAVIKPLIMVGTTDGQKISRGSIPNIPVFRFGGGGFFMRFPIKQGDFGWLKANDRDVSLMFQRGGREDWPNTERLHSFSDAMFFPDTIKDWAINGENADALVLQSMDGTTCLALHDGKIVLKGGEFVVETEAMTVKCPTHFEQPIRADHGMDHDGVRIDKSHGHTNVQNGPSTSGGVAG; from the coding sequence ATGCAGCCGACTTTAGCCCCCAATATCGATGGCGCGGACGAAGGAAGCCTTTCAGGCGTCCTGAAGTCCTGGATCCGCTCATTCATCCGGGAGAACCTGGACGACATGCTGCCGGCCCAGGTTGTGTCCTACGACGACGCGTCGAACCGGGCGGTTATCAAGCCACTCATCATGGTCGGCACAACGGACGGCCAGAAGATCTCGCGCGGCAGCATTCCGAACATTCCGGTTTTCCGGTTTGGCGGTGGCGGCTTCTTCATGCGCTTTCCGATCAAGCAGGGTGATTTCGGCTGGCTTAAAGCGAACGACCGGGACGTGTCTCTAATGTTCCAGCGCGGTGGGCGGGAGGACTGGCCAAATACGGAGCGGCTGCATTCCTTCTCTGATGCCATGTTCTTTCCTGACACGATCAAAGACTGGGCAATCAACGGCGAGAATGCGGACGCACTCGTCCTGCAGTCCATGGACGGAACCACCTGCCTGGCCCTGCACGACGGCAAGATCGTCTTGAAGGGCGGGGAGTTCGTTGTGGAGACGGAAGCCATGACGGTGAAATGCCCGACGCATTTCGAGCAGCCCATCCGGGCGGACCACGGCATGGACCATGACGGGGTGCGCATCGATAAGAGCCACGGTCACACGAACGTGCAGAACGGGCCAAGCACTTCAGGAGGGGTCGCAGGATGA
- a CDS encoding baseplate hub protein, with amino-acid sequence MIDLRAIRVGIEVSGRMNYYSAAGGMRIKASGTKYANATQNECSVTISNLRRETRDFLLTETSPFNKNRTPKRLIVEVGRVSTGLFKVYTGDIISAEPSGPPDVDIVLKSKTGNASNSVVVSKSAQATSKLSAIASGIATDIGVTLDFQALDKLIANYTYTGGALGQVNRLAEAGGVRAFVDDTRLIVQDFDKAARGRVKILNMNSGMVGIPKATEKGVEVTYLIDGESVLGGTLRLESKFNRSLNGDYKIDQLKFDVASHDDPFFYQATCSRL; translated from the coding sequence ATGATTGATTTACGCGCGATCAGGGTGGGGATCGAGGTGTCGGGCCGCATGAATTACTACAGCGCCGCAGGTGGGATGCGTATCAAGGCAAGCGGCACGAAATATGCCAACGCGACTCAGAATGAATGCAGCGTCACTATCTCGAACCTACGCCGGGAGACGCGGGACTTTCTGCTGACGGAGACGAGCCCGTTTAACAAAAACCGGACGCCGAAGCGGCTGATTGTCGAGGTCGGCCGGGTGTCCACAGGTCTCTTCAAGGTCTACACGGGCGACATCATCAGCGCGGAACCTAGCGGGCCGCCTGACGTGGATATCGTCCTGAAGTCCAAGACCGGCAATGCTTCAAACAGTGTGGTGGTGTCCAAGAGTGCGCAGGCGACCTCTAAGCTCTCCGCGATCGCTTCGGGTATCGCCACGGACATTGGCGTCACGCTGGATTTCCAGGCGCTGGACAAACTGATTGCGAACTACACCTACACCGGCGGGGCGCTGGGTCAGGTCAACCGCCTGGCTGAAGCTGGTGGTGTGAGGGCATTCGTGGACGATACACGTCTCATCGTGCAGGACTTCGACAAGGCCGCGCGCGGCCGGGTCAAGATCCTCAACATGAACAGCGGCATGGTGGGCATTCCCAAGGCGACCGAAAAGGGCGTGGAGGTCACCTACCTGATCGACGGCGAGTCTGTTCTGGGCGGCACGTTGCGCCTGGAAAGCAAGTTCAACCGGTCGCTTAATGGCGACTACAAGATTGACCAGCTGAAGTTCGACGTGGCCAGCCACGACGACCCATTTTTCTATCAAGCGACATGCAGCCGACTTTAG
- a CDS encoding phage baseplate plug family protein, with amino-acid sequence MRDISLLPVPNQEFSFTINGVLWELAIKVARGTMLADVKRDGQDLVRGQRIVAEHPILPYRYLSHAGNFAILTRDYELPWWEEFGRSQSLVYLDPEEVGIND; translated from the coding sequence GTGAGAGACATAAGCCTTCTACCAGTACCGAATCAAGAATTTTCATTCACGATCAACGGGGTTCTGTGGGAGTTGGCCATCAAGGTCGCGCGCGGGACGATGCTGGCAGACGTCAAGCGGGACGGTCAGGATCTGGTGCGAGGGCAGCGAATCGTTGCAGAGCACCCAATTTTGCCGTATCGCTATCTCAGCCATGCGGGCAACTTCGCCATTCTCACGCGCGACTATGAATTGCCGTGGTGGGAAGAGTTCGGACGGTCACAGTCCCTCGTGTATCTGGATCCGGAAGAGGTCGGAATAAATGATTGA
- a CDS encoding phage baseplate protein: MQLSDSYSTSTQQRVAILDAESAQVIFTSAEPMRVSVKESKRATKFAVEDGTERSDHVVRELTEIQVDFLLSDDTRNQFENIRQAFDQNKLLIVQTKVRSYENMLILDIPHDETPELGTAINLPVRMQEWVEVKPEFGELPPAKVENKSQSSTVKRGQQTTQESSRGGSVLSGVFK; this comes from the coding sequence ATGCAGCTGTCCGATAGCTATTCAACGTCCACGCAGCAACGGGTGGCCATTCTCGACGCTGAAAGCGCTCAGGTGATCTTCACCTCTGCCGAGCCGATGCGGGTGTCCGTCAAAGAGTCAAAGCGTGCCACCAAGTTTGCTGTCGAGGATGGCACCGAACGGTCCGACCACGTTGTGCGCGAGCTGACAGAAATCCAGGTGGATTTTCTGCTGTCCGATGACACGCGGAACCAGTTCGAAAACATTCGCCAGGCGTTCGACCAAAACAAGTTGTTGATCGTACAGACCAAGGTTCGGTCGTACGAGAACATGCTGATACTGGATATTCCCCATGACGAGACGCCCGAGCTGGGCACAGCAATCAACTTGCCGGTTCGGATGCAGGAATGGGTTGAGGTCAAGCCTGAGTTCGGCGAATTGCCGCCGGCGAAAGTTGAGAACAAAAGCCAGTCCAGCACTGTCAAGCGCGGCCAGCAGACGACGCAGGAATCCAGCAGAGGTGGCAGCGTCCTGAGTGGAGTATTCAAGTGA
- a CDS encoding phage tail protein, which translates to MALLDALTYIINADNSQLDKAVDNSEKKVDEFGKSLTSAEGRAKLMEDKIKGSFARIGGVIFAAVAASKALSAAVERAQFVEQVRQVGESAGVAVGDVDALGKSVELLGGDAQGAQASLEGLAKSSYDALQDVNSSQAKAFGALKVSLKGADGQIKSTMQLMGDLAGAIQGKDRRKAEDMLSGVGITDRKTIDLLFKGRQELDSLMRAQKQQGVVTQDSVERAQRYTVAMAGLKQTSGSVRDSISDTLLPALTWVIEKFDAVIKWVRAHEQFVKGFFIGLAGVLAVVFTPAVWAAAVAVWALIAPFLAVALPIVAVIALFALLYDDVMNFLDGNDSLIGQISEKYPIVGETVKAMAEAVKAAFKWIVEAIGTAWEAIKGFPKKAIDAFAAMGASISNIFDAIVKVVKNAWAYVGSVFDSVSSVIKKIGKWLGFGGGDDIQVNATTVSRGVSDAEAKADQNMKAAQEQLNQAAANPVNSVTSNAISNASNTRTETNVQVGQVTVQTQATDAQGISQSIGGELKGELKNLQADSASGVNR; encoded by the coding sequence ATGGCATTGCTGGACGCGCTGACCTACATCATCAATGCCGACAATTCCCAGTTGGACAAGGCGGTCGATAACTCCGAAAAGAAGGTGGACGAGTTTGGCAAAAGTCTGACCTCTGCGGAGGGCCGGGCCAAGCTGATGGAGGACAAGATCAAGGGGTCTTTCGCTCGCATCGGCGGTGTGATCTTTGCGGCAGTGGCGGCTTCCAAAGCGTTGAGCGCCGCGGTGGAGCGTGCCCAGTTCGTCGAGCAGGTGCGGCAGGTGGGCGAATCCGCCGGTGTCGCCGTGGGCGATGTGGACGCGCTGGGCAAGTCTGTTGAGCTTCTAGGCGGTGACGCCCAGGGCGCTCAAGCTTCCCTTGAGGGGCTGGCTAAGTCGTCCTATGACGCCTTGCAGGACGTCAACAGTTCCCAAGCGAAGGCCTTTGGCGCGCTGAAAGTATCGCTCAAGGGGGCCGATGGGCAGATCAAGAGCACCATGCAGCTCATGGGCGACCTAGCGGGTGCCATCCAAGGCAAGGACCGCCGGAAAGCTGAAGACATGCTGTCTGGGGTTGGAATTACTGACCGGAAGACTATCGACCTGCTGTTCAAGGGAAGGCAAGAGCTAGACAGCCTGATGCGGGCGCAGAAGCAACAAGGGGTCGTTACTCAGGATTCTGTCGAACGTGCCCAGCGGTACACCGTAGCCATGGCGGGTCTGAAGCAAACATCAGGCAGTGTGCGTGACAGCATCTCTGACACGCTCTTGCCAGCTCTGACCTGGGTGATCGAGAAATTCGACGCGGTGATCAAATGGGTGCGCGCCCATGAACAGTTCGTGAAGGGCTTCTTCATCGGCCTGGCTGGCGTACTGGCGGTGGTGTTTACGCCGGCGGTGTGGGCTGCTGCTGTCGCCGTTTGGGCGCTGATCGCGCCGTTTCTGGCGGTTGCGTTGCCCATCGTTGCGGTGATCGCCCTGTTCGCGCTGCTCTACGACGATGTGATGAACTTCCTGGACGGGAATGATTCGCTGATCGGTCAGATCTCGGAGAAGTATCCAATCGTCGGCGAGACGGTCAAGGCAATGGCTGAGGCCGTTAAGGCTGCGTTCAAGTGGATTGTTGAGGCCATTGGCACGGCCTGGGAGGCTATCAAGGGCTTTCCGAAAAAAGCAATTGATGCCTTTGCAGCGATGGGCGCCAGCATCAGCAACATCTTTGATGCGATCGTCAAGGTTGTAAAGAACGCCTGGGCCTATGTGGGCAGCGTGTTCGACAGCGTTTCATCCGTCATCAAGAAGATTGGGAAGTGGCTTGGGTTCGGCGGCGGTGACGATATTCAGGTGAACGCGACGACCGTGTCGAGGGGAGTGTCCGACGCGGAGGCCAAAGCGGACCAAAACATGAAGGCGGCGCAGGAGCAGCTCAACCAAGCTGCGGCAAACCCAGTGAACTCGGTTACGTCGAACGCAATCTCCAACGCCAGCAACACGCGCACCGAAACGAATGTCCAGGTCGGGCAAGTGACCGTGCAGACGCAGGCGACCGACGCCCAGGGCATCAGCCAATCCATCGGTGGCGAACTGAAGGGCGAACTCAAGAATCTGCAGGCTGATTCTGCAAGTGGAGTGAACCGGTAA
- a CDS encoding phage tail fiber protein, translated as MYDISAIGVALRCVASESFPSGFTITEFADDADPFDLPAIDIATPAMTVNGDLVTFSAPTPITITLNVIPGSEADNNLAVIFEANRAAKNKRHARDEITIVGTYPDGASLTLSEGKMTNGMPGNSPASAGRIKSKSYTFAFQNLSRTRA; from the coding sequence ATGTACGATATTTCCGCTATCGGGGTTGCGCTGCGCTGCGTGGCCAGTGAGTCCTTCCCGTCCGGCTTCACGATCACCGAATTCGCCGACGACGCGGATCCGTTCGACCTACCGGCCATCGATATCGCGACGCCAGCGATGACTGTCAATGGTGACCTGGTGACTTTCAGCGCGCCGACGCCCATCACCATCACCTTGAACGTCATCCCTGGCAGCGAGGCAGACAACAATCTCGCCGTCATTTTCGAAGCAAACCGCGCCGCCAAGAACAAGCGCCACGCGCGCGACGAAATCACAATCGTCGGGACGTATCCGGACGGTGCAAGCCTGACACTCAGCGAAGGCAAGATGACCAACGGCATGCCCGGCAACTCGCCAGCATCTGCCGGCCGCATCAAGTCCAAGTCCTACACGTTCGCGTTCCAGAACCTTTCCCGCACCCGCGCATAA
- a CDS encoding DUF3383 domain-containing protein, translating to MSIKMSRYVRIISAVIGANAVAQQQLTGRRFTTDPRVPVGQIVSVRPGGADDYFGSDSPEAAFARQLFSYISPAPASQAPELQFAAYPDVARPGRVYGFRISASLADFKAVTAGEMNIKVGQFAYALTAVDLTAATSLTNVAQLVTTAIATAATAQSGTAATVTYDAIAGSFTVESAVSGPGAIVVSPTTANDIGAMLALQGAQAISSPGSVAMTPLQAFRAAENVTDSFGSASFGVAIDLEDALPLAEYVSGENVKYQMYWSVDSVTADTWNAAMIGTASNGLILNSAAGEYKEALPMAVMAATDYDRTNATINYMYRQSGVTLTSDVTDDQMADFYDARRVNYYGLTASAGQKISFFQRGYLMGGVTAPLDMSVHANEQWLKAYMTAQLMSLLLTTNKIPANNDGRGMVMAIIQGGVNKALNNGTILIGKTLTELQKVAVTQLTNDPLAWHDVQDNGYWYDVRIEQSTGESGVTEYAAKYTLVYSKGDMVRKVDGSHNLV from the coding sequence ATGTCCATCAAGATGTCTCGCTACGTCCGAATCATCAGCGCGGTGATCGGCGCCAATGCTGTCGCCCAGCAGCAGCTGACTGGCCGACGCTTCACCACTGATCCGCGCGTGCCCGTCGGCCAGATCGTGTCGGTGCGCCCCGGCGGCGCCGACGACTACTTCGGCTCGGACTCGCCCGAGGCGGCGTTCGCGCGCCAGCTCTTCTCCTACATCAGCCCGGCACCCGCATCCCAAGCCCCGGAGCTGCAGTTTGCGGCCTATCCGGACGTCGCCCGCCCCGGCCGCGTTTACGGATTTCGTATCTCGGCCAGTCTCGCGGATTTCAAGGCCGTCACCGCTGGCGAGATGAACATCAAGGTTGGCCAATTCGCCTACGCGCTTACCGCTGTGGATCTGACAGCCGCCACGAGCTTGACCAACGTGGCTCAGCTTGTCACGACTGCGATTGCCACTGCTGCGACCGCCCAATCTGGCACCGCGGCTACCGTCACGTACGATGCCATCGCTGGATCGTTCACGGTGGAATCGGCAGTGTCCGGGCCCGGCGCTATTGTCGTATCCCCAACGACTGCAAACGACATTGGTGCAATGTTGGCGCTCCAGGGCGCTCAGGCGATCAGCTCGCCCGGTTCCGTCGCGATGACGCCGCTTCAGGCTTTCCGCGCGGCCGAGAACGTCACCGATTCCTTCGGGTCAGCATCCTTCGGTGTGGCGATTGACTTGGAAGACGCGCTCCCCCTGGCGGAGTACGTGTCGGGCGAGAACGTGAAGTATCAGATGTATTGGTCGGTTGATTCGGTGACCGCCGATACCTGGAATGCCGCCATGATCGGCACGGCTTCGAACGGCCTGATCTTGAATAGTGCGGCTGGTGAGTACAAAGAAGCGCTGCCGATGGCAGTCATGGCGGCTACCGACTACGACCGTACGAACGCGACGATCAACTACATGTACCGCCAGTCCGGGGTGACCCTGACGTCCGACGTGACCGACGATCAGATGGCGGACTTCTACGACGCGCGCCGGGTCAACTACTACGGCCTGACGGCCAGCGCTGGCCAGAAGATCTCGTTCTTCCAGCGGGGCTACCTGATGGGCGGGGTTACGGCGCCGCTGGACATGTCAGTACACGCCAACGAGCAATGGCTCAAGGCGTACATGACGGCGCAGTTGATGAGCCTGTTGTTGACGACGAACAAGATTCCGGCCAACAACGACGGCCGCGGCATGGTGATGGCAATCATCCAGGGTGGGGTCAACAAAGCGCTGAACAACGGCACCATCCTGATCGGCAAGACCCTGACCGAGCTGCAGAAGGTCGCGGTGACGCAATTGACCAACGACCCGCTGGCCTGGCACGACGTGCAAGACAACGGTTACTGGTACGACGTGCGCATCGAGCAATCAACTGGCGAGTCTGGTGTGACCGAGTACGCGGCCAAGTACACGCTGGTCTATTCCAAGGGTGACATGGTCCGGAAGGTGGACGGCTCTCACAACCTGGTCTGA
- a CDS encoding phage gateway protein has product MKQKKLEATVRAALLMLLAEQGIRLPVLAAFQPTKQGRVDDGIYFFPVNRGKRGWQSRKYQDDGAALTATESQINESMYQFQAFVEDDLAAPDQLLASDVLSVVRGVLQSMRFAQAMTAEGIGVQRATEIVIPSFVNERDNFDFNPNFTVIFTHQRNITQATAHIEQVVSGIHRI; this is encoded by the coding sequence ATGAAGCAAAAGAAGCTTGAGGCGACAGTGCGGGCTGCGTTGCTCATGCTGCTGGCAGAGCAGGGCATTCGCCTGCCCGTCCTGGCGGCGTTCCAGCCAACCAAGCAAGGCCGCGTCGATGACGGGATTTACTTCTTCCCGGTAAATCGCGGTAAGCGTGGCTGGCAGTCGCGCAAGTACCAGGACGACGGCGCCGCGTTGACCGCGACGGAGTCTCAGATCAATGAGTCGATGTACCAATTTCAGGCGTTCGTCGAGGACGATCTGGCGGCGCCGGATCAGTTGTTGGCGTCCGATGTGCTGTCCGTAGTCCGTGGTGTCCTGCAGTCGATGCGATTCGCGCAGGCCATGACGGCCGAGGGAATTGGGGTGCAGCGCGCGACAGAGATCGTGATCCCGTCGTTCGTCAACGAGCGCGACAACTTCGATTTCAACCCGAATTTCACGGTCATCTTCACCCACCAACGCAATATCACCCAGGCCACGGCGCACATCGAGCAGGTTGTGTCGGGCATCCATCGCATTTGA
- a CDS encoding phage collar protein, with product MIPGINVFALAAGVIAQQSPVWLKFKGRIENERGQWVNEYEPPLPIQGSWQPVGESTIRDLGLDTAKRYFNLYTSNPVDSVQRGAAPDQLIHDGRRHDVVGGADWYTRDGWRGILCVDVGAA from the coding sequence GTGATTCCAGGTATCAATGTATTTGCCTTGGCTGCTGGTGTGATCGCCCAACAGTCGCCGGTTTGGCTGAAATTCAAGGGTCGCATCGAGAACGAGCGGGGCCAGTGGGTGAACGAGTATGAGCCGCCCCTGCCGATCCAGGGATCCTGGCAGCCGGTGGGCGAATCGACCATCCGCGACTTGGGTCTGGATACGGCGAAGCGCTATTTCAACCTGTACACGTCCAACCCCGTGGACAGCGTGCAACGGGGCGCGGCACCGGACCAGCTCATCCACGATGGCCGGCGGCACGACGTGGTGGGCGGCGCCGACTGGTACACGCGGGACGGTTGGCGCGGCATCCTCTGCGTGGACGTGGGGGCCGCATGA
- a CDS encoding DUF4054 domain-containing protein has product MDFPLAKFRILFPMFATVTDDVVLAVAEWGQCYTSGRGCQCNEQLWMLITAHLLQLRLNAAAGNGGAPGALASATIDKVSVSFQAPPATDSWSHWLNLTPYGQQFQALSKSCSAGGLYVGGLPERAAFRNVGGLSIRGGRSR; this is encoded by the coding sequence ATGGACTTTCCGCTGGCGAAGTTCCGAATCCTATTCCCGATGTTCGCCACGGTGACGGACGACGTGGTGCTGGCCGTAGCGGAGTGGGGACAGTGCTACACCAGCGGGCGCGGTTGTCAGTGCAACGAGCAGCTGTGGATGCTCATCACGGCGCATCTGTTGCAGCTGCGTCTGAATGCTGCTGCTGGCAATGGCGGCGCGCCTGGCGCGCTGGCTTCCGCAACGATCGACAAGGTCAGCGTGTCCTTCCAGGCACCGCCGGCGACCGATTCCTGGTCGCACTGGCTGAATCTCACGCCCTATGGCCAACAGTTCCAGGCGCTGTCCAAGAGCTGCTCGGCCGGTGGGTTGTACGTCGGCGGACTGCCTGAGCGCGCCGCGTTCCGCAACGTGGGTGGTTTGTCCATCCGCGGGGGAAGGTCCCGATGA
- a CDS encoding major capsid family protein: protein MAKTQSKVHMHMSGRLAVSRGAVKVGKDAKIGFEDLDNLGVGLRSMDSALTGPAVTNGAMLSHMLQTWLPGTLRVVTQVRNIDEIAGITTVGRWEDEMISLRVAEPVAKAELYGDTTNIPLADYRQSIESRGIVRFEQGFQVGKLEDARQAAIGYQAADEKRRAATESLDISRNQVGFYGFNQPDSNVYGLLNDPSLPAYVSATTPWLTANFDQLVSEYTGMYNQLETQMGGELKDTAKMVLVLPTGYRSIFSVYSPAASGMTFRQWLNENFPNTRVVTTAEFKDANGGLDVAYLFVENAAEQDESDIMAASLIQAVPVRYQVLGSENRIKGYIEDAINATAGIFVLRPWAFSRKTISAS from the coding sequence ATGGCAAAAACTCAATCCAAGGTGCACATGCACATGAGCGGCCGCCTGGCCGTTTCGCGTGGTGCGGTGAAGGTCGGCAAGGACGCCAAGATCGGCTTTGAAGACCTGGACAATCTGGGCGTCGGCCTGCGTTCCATGGACTCGGCCCTGACCGGTCCAGCCGTTACCAACGGCGCCATGCTCTCGCACATGCTGCAAACCTGGCTGCCCGGCACACTGCGCGTGGTCACCCAGGTGCGCAACATCGACGAAATCGCAGGTATCACGACCGTCGGCCGCTGGGAAGACGAGATGATCAGCCTGCGGGTGGCTGAACCGGTCGCGAAAGCCGAGCTGTACGGCGACACGACCAACATTCCGCTGGCCGACTACCGCCAGTCGATCGAATCGCGCGGCATCGTGCGCTTCGAGCAGGGTTTTCAGGTCGGCAAACTGGAAGACGCCCGCCAGGCCGCCATCGGCTATCAAGCCGCCGACGAGAAGCGCCGCGCCGCCACCGAGTCGCTGGACATCAGCCGCAACCAGGTCGGCTTCTACGGCTTCAACCAGCCCGATTCGAACGTGTACGGCCTGCTGAACGATCCCAGCCTGCCGGCCTACGTTTCGGCCACCACGCCGTGGCTGACCGCGAACTTCGACCAACTGGTCTCTGAGTACACGGGCATGTACAACCAGCTCGAAACCCAGATGGGCGGCGAGCTTAAGGACACGGCCAAGATGGTGCTCGTGCTGCCGACCGGCTACCGCTCGATTTTCAGCGTGTACAGCCCTGCGGCCTCGGGTATGACGTTCCGCCAATGGCTGAACGAGAACTTCCCGAACACTCGCGTGGTGACGACTGCCGAATTTAAGGACGCCAACGGTGGCCTGGACGTGGCCTACCTGTTCGTCGAGAACGCGGCCGAGCAGGACGAGTCGGACATCATGGCCGCAAGCCTGATCCAGGCCGTGCCGGTGCGCTACCAGGTGCTGGGCAGCGAAAACCGCATCAAGGGCTACATCGAAGACGCCATCAACGCGACGGCGGGCATCTTCGTGTTGCGCCCGTGGGCGTTCTCTCGCAAGACCATCAGCGCGTCCTGA
- a CDS encoding structural cement protein Gp24, whose translation MIPNTARTYLLSGIPGNISHDGPTRAASAIIDSADETENVFGRAFTYKAGTDTVEVGGTGAFAGILINPKAYAIDVTYARNGTVGEFLTMGEVNVQLGNDGNIGLPLSFDPATGIISSGETGTVIPGAHIARHEPSAETPRLAVIALNGLVKLPTAPVTP comes from the coding sequence ATGATTCCGAACACCGCACGAACCTACCTGCTGTCCGGCATCCCCGGCAACATCAGCCATGACGGCCCCACCCGCGCCGCGTCGGCGATCATCGACTCGGCCGACGAGACCGAAAACGTCTTCGGCCGCGCCTTCACCTACAAGGCCGGCACCGATACCGTCGAAGTGGGCGGCACGGGCGCCTTCGCGGGCATCCTGATCAACCCCAAGGCCTATGCGATCGACGTCACCTACGCTCGCAACGGCACGGTTGGCGAGTTCCTGACGATGGGTGAGGTGAACGTTCAACTGGGCAACGACGGCAACATCGGCTTGCCTCTGTCGTTCGATCCGGCCACCGGCATCATCTCGTCGGGTGAGACCGGAACCGTCATCCCCGGCGCGCACATTGCCCGCCACGAACCCAGCGCCGAGACCCCGCGCCTCGCGGTTATCGCCCTGAATGGTCTGGTGAAGTTGCCGACCGCGCCCGTCACGCCCTGA